One Aegilops tauschii subsp. strangulata cultivar AL8/78 chromosome 2, Aet v6.0, whole genome shotgun sequence genomic window, AAAAATTAAACAAAAAATTCACCCACGAATGTAAATGAAATTATGAGAATCTATCTTGGAAAATTGGATCATGATCTGTGTGTTGTGGACTTATGCATGAAAATCGAAGTGGCAGAGGTATGTGAAGGCTAGGGGGCGTCACCAACCGCCATCCCCACATGTATATATTTTACTTAGGGGCAATTCTTTTAGTGGCTTTTTTGGACTTCTAGAATAAGCTGCCCTCTACCCAACTTATTTTAGAAGCCCaaccaaaaatatatttttagAAGCCTATTAGTCAAGTCTTAATTGGTAGGCTTCTAACAAAATAAATTTGGTTGAGCTTCTAGAATAAACTGGGTAGGGGGTAGCTTATCCCAACTTATTATAGAAACCAGCAAAAGAACTGGCACTTAAAACGTAGTTCGAGGCTAAAATTACAAGATCACGAGAAATCGTGAGGACAGGTAATCGCCTCAATATGATTCCTTATCAACATGTTCTTTAAACTGATTATTTCGTAGCTTAAAATCCATACAGATGTTCCTAAATAGTAGTAAAGGCCAGGAAGTCCCTATTCCTAGGACAACAACATTCCTAGAATCCTCAATCCTCTCCCTTCCGACCTGCTGCTACAACATGCCGACCTTACACCCTCTACACGCCAATAAGAACTCATGGAGCTTGGGTGCCAACGATAGTCACTAGTACCATTATACAGAGTTACTCCCTCCATTCATAAATATAAGATATTTTACTATCTTTTCTGAATTAGATGTATATAGACACGTTTTagtttttcccgcaaaaaagaagaagaCACGTTTTAGTTTGTTTGTTCACTTATTTCAGTCCGTATGTTGTTTATATTGAAATATTCAAACATCTTATATTTATGAACCGAGGGGTTACATTTTAAGAAGGATACTTACAAAAATGATAGGCAAATGAAAAATTATGCAACAGAAAGAGTTGCCCCGAATCAAAATCCAGTAAGATCTGCAGATATCATCCTCGACCCGTGCGGCCTGGCGAGCGgcgaccccgcatgtcagccccCCTTGAACCCAACCGCGCCGCACGCCTCCCTACACGGGCGCTACACACTTTGAAATTTCAAAATGGCACCGCTACTGCTACCATCCTCCCCCAAAACTTCTCAATTCCCCAACAAAATCCCTCAATTCCCCAACAAAATCCAACTCCGCCActgcctcctcctctcccacCGCCACGGCCTGCCCCCTTGCCGGCGACATGGGCCCGGCCCCCGCCACCGCCTCCCGCGCCGCGGCCTTCCCCACCTCCGCCGACGTCGCCCTCGCCGGCGCGCTGCTCTGCCTCGCCGACTCCCCGCCCGCGCCGCTCCTCCCCACCCTCAGGTAACCGCAAATCCGCCGTACCGCTAACTGGTTTTCTGCCCGCACCCGCTTCCGCGTTCCGCGACGGGCGCTCACCGCCGCGTGCGCGTCTCCGCAATTGCAGCGACGAGCTCCCCTCCTACtcgggctcctcctcctcctactcCGTCACCTCGGCGAGGTCGTGCGTGTCCGACGCGGCGCGCCGCAGCCGCCCCATCGACCCCCTCCGCGTGCTCGCCGTCATCGCCTCCCTCCGCCGCGTCGACCCCAAGGTAACCAACCTCCTCGCCTGCTAGTTCGCGGTTTGTCCGTCGTGTCTGTCTTCTGCGGCGATGCGCTGATCGATGGTTCTGGTCGGTGGCTCTAGGTGCTGGTGCAGGCGACCAGCAAGCTGTTCCAGGGCGAGCCGGCGAAGAGGCGGAAGGGAGTGTGGATCGAGGTCATCaacggcgaggaggaggagggcggggAGGAGAGCGAGAGGGGCAGCGTGGTGGCCAGCGAGGGGAGCACCATCACGGGACCCGCGTCCTCCCGGTCCACGGCCACGTCGGGGAGGTGCCGCCGACCTCCGCTGGCGAGCGGTGGTGGTGACGCTCTGCTGCGGAGAGCGGACTCGATCATGAAGTGGCTCTCACGGCCGAAGGCGGGGCCGGCCACAGAGACGGCCATCCGCGCCGCCGTCGGCGACAACGCTGTGACCAGCAAGGCTCTGCGCTGGTGAGTGGGACACTTCCTCCAATCCAACTGTCGTCTGAAGATGTTCTGAAATTTGTTGCCTAACTGCCCAATCTCTGTTTGTTCGTGCGTCTCTCTGTTCGGAATTCGCAGGTTGCTGAAGCAGAAAAGGGGGTTGCGTCGTGCAGGCACTGGTGGCCGCCCGGATCCGTATGTGTACATGGTACGTGAAATTTGTGCCACACAGTTTGCGTTGGAATGGGAATGTCAGTTTCAAAATATACTATGTGTGTTTGGATGATGATTGCTCAAGGTAGCTGAAAAAAACTTGCAATCAGTATAACTCACTGTCACTATGCAACCTTTAGATGCAGTTAGGGAGTTGTTACTTATTGGAGTAGTAATTTTCAGTTACCCAGTAGAGAGTAAGTGGAATCTGAAAACAGTTGTTAAATCTGATTAACTTATCCTAGTTCCACTCACAGCCTCAGTTCTATAATTCTGGAAGCCCCATTAATTGAACCCTGAACCCTGCAAATTTTGTGGCAACATTGATGTCTGACGATCAACTTGGTAGCCCAGGTCCTTAAGTAATTATTTTGACCACATTCTGAGACTTTCTAACTTAGCTGCATGCATACTGTACTTACCAATTCCCAGGCTTCTCATGTGTATACTAATTGTTTCTACGAATTTTCAGATTGCAGGCTGAAGTGGTGAAGTTAAGTAAGCTGTGTTATAGCGAAGGAGTTGGCACCTATATATATCTGCTGGAAAGGTCAAGTTAGCTTTTGAAGAGTATTTAGTAATTTCTAGCACCTGCTGTTTAATCGGTCCAGTTTTGCCTAGCCTTCCCGCAAATAACAAATATAGGATAGGAATAGATATTTACGTGTTCGCAATAGCTTGCAAAGCACTGGTGAAAAGCTCTTGGATAGAAAGATAAATGGATAGTCGTATAGATGGCAGTTTCATGATTACGAAGTCATTATTCATGTGTGTTTAGAATCAGTATAATCCTTGCAAGAAG contains:
- the LOC109774211 gene encoding uncharacterized protein isoform X1, whose translation is MSAPLEPNRAARLPTRALHTLKFQNGTATATILPQNFSIPQQNPSIPQQNPTPPLPPPLPPPRPAPLPATWARPPPPPPAPRPSPPPPTSPSPARCSASPTPRPRRSSPPSGNRKSAVPLTGFLPAPASAFRDGRSPPRARLRNCSDELPSYSGSSSSYSVTSARSCVSDAARRSRPIDPLRVLAVIASLRRVDPKVLVQATSKLFQGEPAKRRKGVWIEVINGEEEEGGEESERGSVVASEGSTITGPASSRSTATSGRCRRPPLASGGGDALLRRADSIMKWLSRPKAGPATETAIRAAVGDNAVTSKALRWLLKQKRGLRRAGTGGRPDPYVYMIAG
- the LOC109774211 gene encoding uncharacterized protein isoform X2 — protein: MGPAPATASRAAAFPTSADVALAGALLCLADSPPAPLLPTLSDELPSYSGSSSSYSVTSARSCVSDAARRSRPIDPLRVLAVIASLRRVDPKVLVQATSKLFQGEPAKRRKGVWIEVINGEEEEGGEESERGSVVASEGSTITGPASSRSTATSGRCRRPPLASGGGDALLRRADSIMKWLSRPKAGPATETAIRAAVGDNAVTSKALRWLLKQKRGLRRAGTGGRPDPYVYMIAG